A genomic region of Leptolyngbya sp. NIES-2104 contains the following coding sequences:
- a CDS encoding P-loop NTPase family protein yields MVSQVETPVFDASRSRNLSVEGLVQVFTTFHRSFFTGVLAQAMRIAGQGTPVLVVQFLKGGIGQGYDRPMQLSQNLDWIRCNVNRCIDSPQISEEEARSLLDLWQHTRRVVEQNRYDLVVLDELSLAIHFGLIPEAEVLDFLRSRPRHVDVILTGPNMPEAILDVADQITELRRTHQP; encoded by the coding sequence ATGGTTTCGCAAGTAGAAACGCCTGTGTTTGATGCTTCACGATCGCGCAATCTTAGCGTTGAAGGATTAGTGCAGGTGTTTACCACGTTTCACCGCAGTTTCTTTACGGGTGTGCTGGCTCAGGCGATGCGAATTGCTGGACAAGGAACCCCCGTTTTAGTGGTGCAGTTTCTCAAAGGCGGGATTGGTCAGGGATACGATCGACCGATGCAGTTGAGCCAAAATCTCGATTGGATTCGATGTAATGTGAATCGCTGCATTGATAGTCCGCAGATTAGTGAGGAAGAAGCTCGATCGTTGTTAGACCTCTGGCAACATACGCGCCGGGTGGTTGAGCAGAATCGATACGATCTGGTGGTGCTGGACGAATTGAGTTTGGCGATTCACTTTGGATTGATTCCAGAAGCGGAAGTGCTCGACTTTTTGCGATCGCGTCCGCGTCATGTGGATGTGATTCTCACAGGTCCCAATATGCCCGAAGCGATTTTAGATGTAGCCGATCAAATTACAGAACTGCGTCGCACTCACCAACCCTAA
- the dcd gene encoding dCTP deaminase has protein sequence MMIKNDNWITQMAQQGMIAPFEPQLVRRIHGLPVISYGLSSYGYDLRLSPSEFRIFKHIPGTVVDPKNFSDANLEPAPLHQDDNGSFFILPAHSYGLGVALERLEVPDNVTVICIGKSTYARIGLIANLTPAEAGWRGHLTLEFSNSSSADCRIYASEGIVQLLFLEGAPCAVSYDDRRGKYQDQVERVTLARV, from the coding sequence ATCATGATCAAGAACGATAACTGGATTACGCAAATGGCACAGCAGGGAATGATTGCGCCATTTGAACCTCAGCTTGTACGCCGGATTCATGGTTTGCCTGTGATTTCGTATGGGTTGAGTAGCTACGGTTACGATCTGCGGTTGTCTCCGTCTGAGTTTCGCATCTTCAAACACATTCCTGGAACCGTCGTTGATCCGAAGAATTTTAGCGATGCGAACTTGGAGCCTGCACCGCTACATCAAGATGATAATGGCAGCTTTTTTATTTTGCCTGCTCATTCGTATGGTTTGGGCGTTGCGCTGGAACGGTTGGAAGTGCCGGACAATGTAACGGTGATTTGTATCGGAAAATCGACGTATGCGCGGATTGGACTGATTGCGAATCTGACTCCAGCCGAAGCAGGTTGGCGGGGACATTTAACACTTGAGTTCTCGAATTCGTCGAGTGCTGACTGTCGGATTTATGCAAGCGAAGGGATTGTTCAGTTGTTGTTCCTTGAAGGTGCACCTTGTGCGGTGAGTTACGACGATCGACGCGGTAAGTATCAAGACCAAGTTGAGCGGGTGACACTAGCGCGAGTTTAG
- a CDS encoding TrkA family potassium uptake protein, with protein sequence MNLSSLGFFHSLRSDQRNRQFAVIGLGRFGRAVCSSMHNSGYEVLAVDSDRNKVDQALNDRIATHARQIDSTQPAALREAGIFEQDTVIVAIGNYVQESIITTMNVKEGGVRHVVAKASSEIHEKLLKKVGADHVVFPEHEMGCELARSLTKPGILERFELDPENSIVELIAPENFHGKTIAELRLRSHFGLNLLAFSHKGKFVINPDPNTYLTKGTAIVVIGANRDIDRLPI encoded by the coding sequence GTGAATTTATCTTCTCTAGGATTTTTTCATAGTTTACGATCAGACCAGAGAAATCGGCAGTTTGCAGTGATCGGCTTAGGTCGGTTCGGTCGCGCAGTCTGCTCTAGTATGCACAATTCCGGTTACGAAGTTTTGGCGGTGGATTCTGATAGAAACAAAGTCGATCAAGCCTTGAACGATCGCATTGCCACACATGCGCGTCAAATTGATTCGACTCAGCCTGCTGCACTGAGAGAAGCCGGAATTTTCGAGCAGGATACGGTGATTGTCGCGATCGGGAATTACGTTCAAGAAAGCATCATCACCACCATGAACGTCAAAGAAGGCGGTGTACGACACGTAGTGGCAAAAGCTTCGTCAGAGATCCATGAAAAACTACTGAAAAAAGTAGGCGCGGATCACGTCGTGTTTCCAGAGCATGAAATGGGCTGTGAATTAGCTCGATCGCTGACCAAACCCGGAATTCTAGAACGCTTCGAGCTTGATCCGGAAAACAGCATCGTCGAATTAATTGCACCCGAAAACTTCCACGGAAAAACGATCGCAGAACTGAGATTGCGATCGCATTTCGGTTTAAACCTACTTGCCTTCAGCCACAAAGGTAAGTTTGTGATTAACCCTGACCCCAACACCTATTTAACGAAAGGAACCGCGATCGTTGTGATTGGTGCGAATCGCGATATCGATCGCTTACCGATTTAG
- a CDS encoding TrkH family potassium uptake protein gives MTVSRTICLGFLAMISIGTCLLMLPFSTASGAWNSPVTALFTATSAVCVTGLSVVDVGKFYSFWGQLFIMLLVQVGGLGYMTATTVLLLVLGKRLGLRDKIAVQQSLDVQELSGLPGLLRSIIATTLLFELTGVILLMTVFLPQFRDQPLVALWQSVFHSVNAFNNAGFGLFSDSLVQYVTNPIVNFTITGLIIFGGIGYQVIMELYLWGRDRMSRNPRRHMFSLNFRVATSTTIALLIMGTIAFFATEFRNPATLGPLNFPQKLMAAWFQSVTPRTAGFNTIDITKMTTAGLFITIAFMFIGASPGGTGGGIKTTTLRILLDCTKAVLQGKEVVLTSKRQIPMALILKAISVLIGSIATVITATVLIALTDPELNFINILFEAVSAFATVGLTAFGTGNLSVSGQLLIVMVMYTGRVGILMLMGAILGDPKPSFVNYPEENLLVG, from the coding sequence ATGACTGTTTCCCGTACGATTTGTCTTGGTTTTCTCGCGATGATTTCCATCGGCACCTGTCTACTCATGTTGCCGTTTTCTACTGCTTCAGGAGCTTGGAATAGTCCGGTCACTGCTCTATTTACCGCGACTTCTGCCGTATGCGTGACTGGATTGTCTGTGGTCGATGTCGGCAAGTTTTATTCATTTTGGGGACAGCTTTTTATCATGCTGTTGGTGCAGGTGGGTGGACTCGGCTACATGACTGCAACAACGGTTCTCTTATTAGTGTTGGGTAAGCGATTGGGATTAAGAGACAAAATTGCGGTACAACAATCGCTCGATGTGCAGGAATTGTCAGGATTACCGGGATTACTACGATCGATTATTGCTACGACGCTTTTATTTGAACTCACAGGCGTAATTTTGCTGATGACCGTTTTTCTACCGCAGTTTCGCGATCAGCCGCTTGTCGCACTCTGGCAATCAGTTTTTCATAGCGTTAATGCGTTTAATAATGCGGGGTTCGGCTTGTTCTCGGATAGCTTGGTGCAGTATGTGACAAATCCGATCGTCAATTTCACCATCACGGGATTAATCATCTTTGGTGGCATTGGCTATCAGGTGATCATGGAACTGTATTTGTGGGGACGCGATCGCATGAGTCGCAATCCCAGAAGACATATGTTTTCGCTGAATTTTAGAGTCGCAACCAGTACCACGATCGCGCTGTTGATTATGGGAACGATCGCATTTTTCGCCACAGAGTTTCGCAATCCTGCCACATTAGGACCTTTGAATTTTCCTCAAAAGTTGATGGCAGCTTGGTTTCAATCGGTCACACCTCGAACTGCTGGATTTAACACGATCGACATTACGAAAATGACAACAGCGGGATTGTTTATTACGATCGCGTTTATGTTCATCGGTGCGAGTCCGGGTGGTACAGGCGGCGGAATCAAAACAACAACGCTAAGAATATTACTCGACTGCACAAAAGCAGTACTGCAAGGAAAAGAAGTCGTACTCACATCGAAGCGACAAATCCCGATGGCGCTCATTCTCAAAGCGATTAGCGTCTTGATTGGCTCGATCGCAACCGTCATCACTGCCACCGTTTTAATCGCACTCACTGACCCAGAACTGAACTTTATTAATATTTTGTTTGAAGCGGTTTCTGCCTTTGCAACCGTCGGCTTAACTGCTTTTGGAACTGGAAATTTATCAGTTTCAGGTCAATTGCTGATCGTCATGGTCATGTATACCGGACGGGTCGGGATTTTGATGTTGATGGGTGCGATCTTAGGCGACCCAAAACCGAGTTTTGTAAATTATCCTGAAGAAAATTTACTCGTTGGATAA
- a CDS encoding bacteriorhodopsin: MTQQAWLWIGCLSMAAGAIFFGFGAERAKNDRWQVVYVLNFFICAIASVLYLAMTQRQGFSVIFDRPSFWVRYVTWTFSTPLTIVLLSYLGRTKPIILASMVGADVLMIATGFVAAISPKPITNLWYIVSCGFYLGLAYLLLKHYRGQAIEHFPRSKSVFNRLLTVHLVIWSLYPVVWILAGTGINVINSTTETALYMILDVSAKVGFGFLALSSLQKLEKAGIQELGFDRVPVSQ; the protein is encoded by the coding sequence ATGACACAGCAAGCTTGGCTCTGGATCGGTTGTCTTAGTATGGCAGCGGGAGCAATTTTCTTCGGATTTGGAGCAGAACGCGCTAAGAACGATCGCTGGCAAGTTGTTTATGTTCTGAACTTCTTTATTTGTGCGATCGCGTCGGTGCTCTATTTAGCGATGACCCAGCGGCAAGGATTTAGCGTGATCTTCGATCGACCGTCGTTTTGGGTGCGCTATGTGACGTGGACGTTTTCAACGCCGTTAACGATCGTACTGCTGAGCTATTTAGGCAGAACGAAACCGATTATCCTGGCAAGTATGGTCGGTGCGGATGTTTTGATGATTGCGACCGGGTTCGTGGCGGCGATTTCTCCCAAACCGATTACAAATCTTTGGTACATCGTAAGCTGTGGGTTTTATTTGGGATTGGCGTATTTGTTGCTGAAACATTATCGAGGGCAAGCGATCGAGCATTTCCCGCGTTCTAAATCGGTTTTTAATCGATTGCTTACAGTGCACTTGGTAATCTGGTCGCTGTATCCGGTGGTTTGGATTCTAGCGGGAACTGGAATCAATGTGATCAACAGCACGACGGAAACAGCGTTGTATATGATTCTGGATGTCTCTGCAAAAGTGGGATTTGGATTTTTAGCGCTGAGTTCGTTGCAGAAATTAGAGAAGGCGGGAATTCAGGAATTGGGATTCGATCGCGTTCCCGTTTCGCAGTAG
- the urtE gene encoding urea ABC transporter ATP-binding subunit UrtE → MSYTNTTLEPMGSSTADPMLEVSGLNVYYGESHILRGVDMTVHPGKMVCLIGRNGVGKTTLLKTIMGLLKPRSGSIVLASQPITTKSPDQRARLGIGYVPQGREVIPRLTVKENLILGLEALPKRNKSAEIPDEIFELFPVLKTMLGRMGGDLSGGQQQQLAIARALMGQPRLLVLDEPTEGIQPSIILEIEAAVRRIVETTGISVLLVEQHLHFVRQADWYYAMQKGGIVASGSTQELSNEVVQRFLAV, encoded by the coding sequence ATGAGCTATACCAACACCACGCTAGAACCAATGGGATCGAGTACAGCAGATCCAATGCTAGAAGTTTCCGGTCTGAATGTGTATTACGGAGAAAGTCACATTCTTCGCGGCGTAGATATGACCGTTCATCCGGGCAAAATGGTCTGTTTAATCGGGCGAAACGGTGTCGGTAAAACGACGTTGCTCAAAACGATCATGGGATTGTTAAAACCGCGATCGGGTTCGATTGTTCTCGCAAGTCAACCAATCACGACTAAATCGCCCGATCAACGCGCCCGTCTGGGAATTGGCTACGTTCCCCAAGGACGAGAAGTGATCCCACGGCTCACGGTTAAAGAAAATCTGATTCTTGGACTCGAAGCCTTACCGAAACGGAATAAAAGCGCTGAAATTCCCGATGAAATTTTCGAGCTATTTCCGGTGCTGAAGACGATGTTAGGACGGATGGGCGGCGATTTGAGCGGAGGACAACAGCAACAATTAGCGATCGCTCGTGCTCTGATGGGTCAACCTCGCTTACTGGTACTCGATGAACCGACCGAAGGAATTCAACCTTCGATCATTCTCGAAATCGAAGCCGCTGTGCGTCGGATTGTTGAGACGACTGGCATTTCAGTGTTGTTGGTTGAGCAACATTTACATTTTGTGCGCCAAGCCGATTGGTACTATGCGATGCAGAAAGGCGGGATCGTGGCATCGGGTTCGACCCAAGAATTGAGCAATGAAGTGGTTCAGCGATTTTTGGCGGTGTAG
- the urtD gene encoding urea ABC transporter ATP-binding protein UrtD, translated as MSGKILQIENLTVSFDGFKAINNLNFDLNEGELRVIIGPNGAGKTTFLDTITGKTQPTIGTVHFKGRNTKGLKEHQISQLGVGRKFQTPRVYLNLTPRENLELSCNRNKTVWNAIVGKRPVAEQRTVAGLLETIGLDLKADIKAALLSHGEKQRLEIGMLVAQSPDLLLVDEPVAGLTDEETEKVGDLLLALAESHSIIVIEHDMEFVRQIARQVTVLHQGSVLCEGTMDEVQNDPRVIEVYLGQQEDHAA; from the coding sequence ATGAGCGGGAAAATCTTGCAAATCGAAAATCTGACGGTTAGTTTTGATGGCTTCAAGGCGATTAATAATCTCAATTTCGACCTGAACGAAGGCGAACTGCGCGTGATTATTGGTCCGAATGGAGCCGGAAAAACGACCTTTCTCGATACGATCACAGGCAAAACGCAACCAACGATCGGGACAGTTCATTTCAAAGGTCGAAATACCAAAGGCTTGAAAGAGCATCAGATCTCTCAGTTGGGAGTGGGGCGAAAGTTTCAAACGCCGCGTGTTTATCTCAATCTCACCCCGCGCGAAAATTTGGAACTGTCGTGCAATCGGAATAAGACGGTGTGGAATGCGATCGTGGGTAAACGTCCCGTCGCAGAACAGCGGACTGTCGCGGGATTACTCGAAACGATCGGGCTAGATCTCAAAGCAGATATCAAAGCCGCATTGCTGTCTCATGGTGAGAAACAACGCTTAGAGATTGGAATGTTAGTGGCTCAATCCCCTGATTTGCTTCTCGTCGATGAGCCTGTCGCGGGATTAACCGATGAAGAAACTGAGAAAGTCGGAGATTTACTTTTAGCACTGGCGGAAAGTCATTCGATCATCGTGATCGAACACGATATGGAATTCGTTCGACAAATCGCGAGACAAGTTACTGTGCTTCACCAAGGAAGTGTTTTGTGCGAAGGCACAATGGACGAAGTGCAAAACGATCCGCGAGTCATCGAAGTATATCTCGGACAACAAGAAGATCACGCAGCGTAG
- the urtC gene encoding urea ABC transporter permease subunit UrtC, translating to MNTGAPWYKQRSILVEAAIVVAIALALIFIVPNVLIGIGQAFRVNLLGRFLALAIVALGIDLIWGYTGILSLGHGLFFALGGYAIAMFLQLQIPAGQLPDFFTLYGVNQLPAFWIPFYSFPFTLFAIVALPAIVGAILGYLVFRNRIRGVYFSILTQAALIVFFNFFNGQQKLINGTNGLKTDTATFFGQTVGDVSMQWIFYMTTVWFLVGAYALCRWLTSGKLGKLLVAVRDDEPRLRFSGYDPTGFKVLTFAVSAALAGIAGALFTVQSGIISPKAMDIAFSIEMVIWVAVGGRASLVGAILGTLIVNFAKSLFSEKFPEIWYFFQGALFLTVVTVLPGGIIGWIRNEGVDLVRSKFLGKRKLATYPSLEEDPEVQYERENLANRKSDG from the coding sequence GTGAACACAGGAGCGCCTTGGTATAAGCAGCGATCGATCTTAGTCGAAGCTGCCATTGTTGTCGCGATCGCGCTTGCGCTGATCTTTATTGTGCCGAATGTTTTGATTGGAATCGGTCAAGCCTTTCGGGTGAACTTGCTAGGGCGCTTTTTAGCATTAGCGATCGTAGCACTTGGAATTGACTTGATCTGGGGCTACACCGGAATCTTGAGCTTGGGACATGGATTGTTCTTTGCTTTGGGTGGATATGCGATCGCAATGTTTCTTCAGTTGCAGATTCCCGCTGGACAGCTACCGGATTTCTTTACGCTGTATGGTGTGAATCAGCTTCCGGCGTTTTGGATTCCGTTCTATTCGTTTCCGTTTACGCTATTTGCGATCGTGGCTCTGCCTGCAATTGTGGGCGCAATTCTGGGTTACTTAGTGTTTCGCAACCGGATTCGAGGCGTTTACTTTTCGATCCTGACGCAAGCTGCTTTGATCGTGTTCTTCAATTTCTTCAACGGTCAGCAAAAACTGATCAATGGAACGAATGGATTGAAGACCGATACGGCGACTTTCTTTGGTCAGACTGTCGGTGATGTTTCCATGCAGTGGATATTCTACATGACGACAGTTTGGTTTTTAGTGGGAGCTTACGCGCTCTGTCGGTGGTTGACTAGCGGCAAACTTGGAAAGCTTTTAGTCGCGGTTCGGGATGATGAACCTCGGCTGAGATTTTCGGGATACGATCCGACGGGCTTTAAGGTGCTCACGTTTGCGGTTTCGGCAGCACTGGCGGGGATTGCGGGCGCACTGTTTACGGTACAGTCTGGGATCATTTCACCGAAAGCGATGGATATTGCATTCTCGATCGAGATGGTGATCTGGGTGGCGGTCGGGGGTCGTGCCAGTTTGGTTGGTGCAATTCTTGGAACGCTGATTGTGAACTTTGCTAAGAGCCTTTTTAGCGAAAAGTTTCCAGAGATCTGGTACTTTTTCCAAGGTGCGCTGTTCTTAACGGTGGTGACGGTCTTGCCGGGTGGAATCATTGGCTGGATTCGCAATGAAGGCGTAGACCTTGTGCGATCGAAGTTCCTGGGCAAGCGCAAACTCGCAACTTATCCAAGCTTAGAAGAAGATCCGGAAGTGCAATATGAGCGGGAAAATCTTGCAAATCGAAAATCTGACGGTTAG
- the urtB gene encoding urea ABC transporter permease subunit UrtB, producing MLAGLLNGIFSGISVGSVLLLAALGLAIVFGLMGVINMAHGEFMMLGAYTTFVIQNALKGTPLFDAYIFIALIAAFIVTAIFGIILERGVIRYLYGRPLETLLATWGVSLILQQLVRSISWQLVTLIAVFCALYFGAMWILARRPNYEQIRGWSIAILLPLSAAVALAVSNTVGQLYGLAATKPWFGAQNVDVTAPIWLRGGLSIAGTQFSYARIFIIFLTIAAVLGVFWFLNKTPWGLRIRAVTQNRNMSACLGIPTQKVDALAFAIGSGLAGIAGCAVSLLGSVGPNTGQNYIVDTFMIVVVGGVGKLVGSIIAALAIGTASYIIGSNVLVDAFSFFPPLSEFFRFFSTISMAKVMVFALIIVFLQFRPAGLFPQKGRTVDA from the coding sequence TTGCTAGCAGGACTCTTAAACGGAATTTTCAGTGGGATTAGCGTCGGCTCGGTGTTGTTGCTTGCGGCATTGGGGTTAGCGATCGTATTTGGACTCATGGGTGTGATCAACATGGCACACGGTGAGTTTATGATGCTCGGTGCTTACACGACCTTCGTGATACAAAATGCGCTCAAAGGTACGCCTTTGTTTGATGCTTACATTTTCATTGCACTGATTGCTGCTTTTATCGTCACTGCAATATTTGGGATCATTCTAGAGCGGGGAGTCATTCGCTATCTCTATGGGCGACCGCTCGAAACCTTGCTGGCAACTTGGGGTGTGAGCTTGATTTTGCAACAGTTGGTACGAAGTATTAGTTGGCAACTAGTCACTCTGATTGCTGTGTTCTGTGCTTTGTACTTTGGCGCGATGTGGATTTTGGCGCGTCGTCCGAACTATGAGCAGATTCGAGGATGGTCGATCGCTATTCTGTTACCGCTCTCGGCTGCGGTTGCACTCGCGGTGAGTAACACTGTTGGACAACTCTACGGACTAGCTGCGACTAAACCTTGGTTCGGAGCGCAAAACGTGGATGTGACCGCTCCAATATGGTTGCGGGGCGGATTGTCGATCGCGGGAACTCAGTTCTCGTACGCCCGGATTTTCATTATCTTTTTGACGATCGCTGCGGTGCTCGGTGTGTTCTGGTTCTTGAATAAAACGCCTTGGGGCTTACGAATTCGAGCCGTGACCCAGAACCGAAATATGAGTGCGTGTTTGGGCATTCCGACTCAGAAAGTTGATGCGTTGGCATTTGCGATCGGGTCGGGACTCGCTGGAATTGCAGGTTGTGCCGTAAGCTTACTCGGATCAGTTGGACCCAATACCGGACAGAACTACATCGTGGATACGTTCATGATCGTCGTTGTGGGCGGAGTTGGAAAATTAGTTGGTAGCATCATTGCAGCACTCGCGATCGGGACTGCCAGCTACATCATTGGATCGAATGTGTTAGTCGATGCGTTTAGCTTCTTTCCGCCATTGTCTGAATTCTTCCGATTTTTCTCGACGATCAGCATGGCAAAAGTGATGGTATTTGCACTCATCATTGTGTTTCTGCAATTCCGTCCGGCTGGACTATTCCCGCAGAAAGGAAGAACCGTGGATGCTTAG
- the urtA gene encoding urea ABC transporter substrate-binding protein, whose product MTKSFGRREFIILGSTAAGSILLKSCTPPQGTTGSTSSAPAASPAANTTASGNTIKVGILHSLSGTMAISEKSVVDAEQLAIEEINKSGGVLGKQIEAVVEDGNSDWPTFAEKAKKLIDQDKVATVFGCWTSASRKAVLPVFESKKHLLWYPVQYEGQECSNNVFYTGAAPNQQIEPSVEWLLKNKGKDFYLVGSDYVFPRTANTIIKAQLGAQGGTTKGEDYIPLGNTEVKPVVDKIKQAMPNGGVIYNSLNGDTNVAFFKELQASGLSPDKYPSMSVSIAEEEVKAIGVDYLKGHYAAWNYFQTVDTPASKKFVEAFKAKYGNDRVVNDPMEAAYIMVYLWKQAVEKAGTADDLDKVKTAAYGQTFDAPEGKVTLNSNHHLSKYVRIGEVAADGLFRIVSESKEAVKPVPWNQFVAETKGFSCDWSDPAKGGKFKTT is encoded by the coding sequence ATGACAAAATCATTTGGACGGCGCGAATTTATCATCCTTGGCTCCACCGCTGCGGGGAGCATTCTGTTAAAGTCTTGTACTCCGCCGCAAGGAACCACGGGATCAACGAGCAGTGCTCCTGCTGCTTCTCCTGCTGCTAACACCACTGCATCGGGTAACACGATTAAAGTCGGAATTCTGCACTCGCTTTCTGGCACGATGGCGATCTCTGAAAAGAGTGTCGTTGATGCCGAACAATTAGCGATCGAAGAAATTAACAAATCAGGCGGCGTGTTGGGCAAACAAATCGAAGCCGTCGTTGAAGATGGAAACTCCGATTGGCCCACCTTCGCGGAAAAAGCGAAGAAATTGATCGACCAAGACAAAGTTGCGACTGTGTTTGGTTGTTGGACTTCTGCCAGTCGTAAAGCGGTTCTGCCTGTGTTCGAGTCGAAGAAACACCTGCTCTGGTATCCGGTGCAGTATGAAGGACAAGAATGCTCGAACAATGTCTTCTACACGGGTGCAGCCCCGAACCAACAGATTGAACCTTCAGTTGAATGGTTGCTGAAGAACAAAGGCAAAGACTTCTACTTGGTGGGATCAGATTACGTTTTCCCTCGTACCGCAAACACCATTATCAAGGCACAATTGGGCGCACAAGGTGGAACCACTAAGGGCGAAGACTACATTCCTCTAGGTAACACCGAAGTCAAGCCTGTAGTAGACAAGATCAAGCAAGCCATGCCGAACGGTGGCGTGATCTACAACAGCTTGAACGGTGACACCAACGTGGCATTCTTCAAAGAGTTGCAAGCATCGGGATTGTCTCCTGATAAGTATCCGTCGATGTCGGTCAGTATCGCGGAAGAAGAAGTCAAAGCGATCGGGGTTGACTATCTCAAAGGTCACTATGCGGCGTGGAACTATTTCCAAACCGTGGATACGCCTGCAAGTAAGAAATTCGTCGAAGCGTTCAAGGCGAAATACGGCAACGATCGCGTGGTGAATGACCCGATGGAAGCGGCTTACATCATGGTTTATCTGTGGAAGCAAGCAGTTGAAAAAGCGGGTACTGCGGATGATCTCGATAAAGTGAAAACCGCAGCTTACGGACAGACTTTCGATGCGCCTGAAGGTAAGGTGACATTGAACTCGAATCACCACTTATCGAAATACGTTCGGATTGGTGAAGTCGCAGCAGATGGACTATTCAGGATTGTGTCTGAGTCCAAGGAAGCGGTGAAACCTGTGCCGTGGAACCAATTCGTTGCAGAAACGAAGGGCTTCTCTTGTGATTGGTCTGATCCTGCAAAAGGCGGTAAGTTCAAGACCACCTAG
- the ureG gene encoding urease accessory protein UreG: MTQTLVSTAFRVGIAGPVGSGKTALVDALCKAMRDRYQIAVVTNDIYTQEDAKFLVRSQALDPDRILGVETGGCPHTAIREDASMNLAAIEQLEKRFQNLELIFVESGGDNLAATFSPELVDLNIYVIDVAGGDKIPRKGGPGITKSDLLVINKIDLAPFVGADLQVMERDAKRMRGEKPFIFTNLKNRHGLDKIIEFVSTYAGLNLKQK, from the coding sequence ATGACACAAACTCTAGTTTCTACTGCTTTCCGAGTCGGGATTGCGGGTCCTGTGGGTTCTGGTAAAACGGCGTTAGTCGATGCACTTTGTAAAGCAATGCGCGATCGCTATCAAATCGCCGTGGTCACCAATGACATTTACACCCAGGAAGACGCGAAATTTTTAGTGCGATCGCAAGCGCTTGATCCCGATCGCATTCTTGGAGTGGAAACCGGAGGCTGTCCCCATACGGCAATTCGCGAAGATGCGTCGATGAATTTAGCCGCGATCGAGCAACTCGAAAAACGATTCCAAAACTTAGAACTGATTTTTGTGGAAAGTGGCGGAGATAACTTAGCAGCAACTTTCAGCCCGGAACTGGTGGATCTCAATATTTATGTAATTGATGTTGCTGGTGGTGATAAGATCCCGCGCAAGGGTGGACCGGGTATCACGAAGTCCGATCTTTTAGTCATTAACAAAATTGATTTAGCTCCCTTTGTCGGCGCAGACTTGCAAGTCATGGAGCGAGATGCAAAACGAATGCGGGGAGAAAAACCATTTATCTTTACAAATCTCAAAAATCGTCACGGTTTAGATAAAATCATTGAGTTTGTGTCAACCTACGCAGGACTGAATCTGAAGCAAAAATAA
- a CDS encoding AraC family transcriptional regulator encodes MLIDFAKEGVSGYQRVFDRAPELTSVATGWDGIGFGYDYMPPGETTEVISMQHTLAIFTHTSKSQWAERSIDGKFHREQVANGNMILVPAQVGCQSRWFDWGGVIFFSFDPFKVHQAIEHSHIELIPQFALNDPLVHQIGLSLKLILERDSFVSRLYGESLTNTLIIHLAEYYSTRRISIQEYTTDLSRFRSVIDYIYAHLDQDLGLSELAAIAKMSPHYFSQLFKQATGLTPHQFVIRARVERAKELLIRGMSIAEVAKQVGFVDQSHLHRHCKKLLGVTPRMIQKS; translated from the coding sequence ATGTTGATTGACTTTGCTAAAGAAGGAGTCAGCGGATATCAACGAGTCTTCGATCGTGCTCCCGAATTAACGAGTGTAGCGACGGGTTGGGATGGAATCGGCTTTGGGTATGACTACATGCCACCCGGAGAAACGACCGAAGTGATATCCATGCAACATACGCTTGCTATCTTTACGCATACGAGCAAATCTCAATGGGCAGAGCGATCGATTGATGGCAAGTTCCACCGCGAACAAGTTGCGAACGGCAATATGATTCTGGTTCCGGCTCAGGTTGGCTGTCAGAGTCGCTGGTTTGATTGGGGTGGAGTGATTTTCTTTAGCTTTGATCCCTTCAAAGTGCATCAAGCGATCGAGCATTCTCACATTGAACTCATTCCACAATTTGCACTCAATGATCCGCTCGTTCATCAAATCGGACTATCACTTAAACTGATTTTAGAGCGTGATAGTTTTGTAAGTCGCCTGTATGGTGAATCGTTAACCAATACGTTAATCATTCATTTAGCAGAGTACTATTCAACGCGGCGAATTTCCATTCAAGAATATACAACTGATTTATCTCGATTTCGTTCTGTAATTGATTATATTTACGCTCATTTGGATCAGGATTTGGGATTGAGTGAATTAGCTGCGATCGCGAAAATGAGTCCACACTATTTTTCTCAGCTATTCAAACAAGCAACTGGATTGACCCCGCATCAGTTTGTGATTCGGGCGCGGGTCGAACGGGCAAAGGAATTATTGATTCGAGGAATGTCGATCGCAGAAGTTGCCAAACAAGTCGGATTCGTCGATCAAAGTCATCTGCATCGACATTGTAAAAAGCTGCTGGGAGTCACACCGAGAATGATTCAAAAATCGTAG